The Sulfitobacter guttiformis genome contains a region encoding:
- a CDS encoding DUF2849 domain-containing protein — protein MTKSFKPSVITANDLLVGDVVYLNGTDWVRSLSEAEVLTDEADADIRLLEASAQVATVVGVYLSPVDTSDGGIETTHFREAFRATGPSNYAHGKREHI, from the coding sequence ATGACCAAATCTTTCAAACCGTCAGTCATCACCGCCAATGATTTACTTGTAGGCGATGTTGTCTATCTCAACGGCACCGATTGGGTCCGTAGCCTGTCGGAAGCAGAAGTGCTGACTGACGAGGCTGATGCCGACATCCGCTTGCTGGAGGCCTCGGCACAGGTGGCAACTGTTGTAGGCGTCTACCTCAGTCCGGTAGATACCTCCGATGGCGGCATCGAAACCACCCATTTCCGCGAAGCGTTCCGCGCGACCGGACCGTCCAACTATGCACATGGCAAAAGGGAGCACATCTGA